Proteins co-encoded in one Stomoxys calcitrans chromosome 5, idStoCalc2.1, whole genome shotgun sequence genomic window:
- the LOC106080688 gene encoding uncharacterized protein LOC106080688 gives MVLHPLTESYYDAEQKIWRGPQRKDIYNAEVTLGEVIYEVLKKNPQKIIHIQDVTGERLTCEQLLNYAEALSRSLLKLGLKSGDVIGLYANNWTHVTTLMLASFLCGTPVNALYPGFDKESVALIYKLTRPKIIFCETDNYGIALKVNEELNLKAPLFLLNGESCEKDLGHIRDLISLETWEESIDFKYPCQDLNGDDTAMILCSSGTTGTPKGVCCSSRALLNQMVFPTLKSDSVVCSFSTLYWASGLWTLVASLTNACLRIVTSQPYSCDYFLDLVRRYKITHMIAASANMSELSLYEDVSRIQQCLESVDTLLVGGSKVQLAVQEKMNEILSSNTRTQGFTVSYGMTELAGMLTSNGGFPSKRLIGSEGKLVANKKVQIIDKQGHPLGPNEHGEICIAMPYRWAGYFNNEQATRKAVQGDWLHTGDVGFFDTEGFLHVCARDNDVFKSKNFQIYPQLIEEVICRIPGVAETCVFGIPDFVAANLIACVVVRTGNDIGLHLTVKDIEQHVKAHMGSMYHLSGGVYFVDVIPKTGSGKVQRAKVLELVQKLKDLK, from the exons ATGGTATTGCATCCATTGACGGAAAGTTACTACGATGCCGAGCAAAAGATATGGCGTGGGCCCCAACGCAAGGATATATACAATGCCGAGGTGACCTTGGGCGAAGTCATTTACGAGGTGTTGAAGAAGAATCCTCAGAAAATTATTCATATACAAGATGTTACAGGGGAGAGACTGACTTGTGAACAACTGCTCAATTATGCCGAGGCTTTAAGTAGAAGTCTCCTAAAACTTGGTTTGAAGTCTGGTGATGTAATCGGGTTGTATGCCAACAATTGGACACACGTGACCACTTTGATGTTAGCCTCCTTCCTCTGTGGCACTCCGGTGAATGCTCTATATCCGGGCTTCGACAAGG AAAGTGTTGCTTTAATTTACAAACTAACGaggccaaaaataatattttgcgaGACTGACAATTATGGAATAGCTCTAAAGGTTAATGAGGAGTTGAATTTAAAGGCGCCCCTGTTTCTACTAAATGGAGAAAGCTGTGAAAAGGATCTTGGTCACATTAGAGATCTAATATCACTGGAGACGTGGGAGGAAAGCATCGATTTTAA aTATCCTTGTCAGGACCTGAATGGAGATGATACGGCAATGATTTTATGCTCTTCGGGTACCACTGGCACTCCTAAAGGTGTTTGTTGTTCCAGTCGCGCTTTACTTAATCAAATGGTTTT tccGACCCTTAAATCAGACTCAGTGGTTTGCAGCTTCAGTACGTTGTATTGGGCCTCAGGCCTATGGACCCTGGTGGCTTCTCTAACGAACGCATGTCTTCGTATTGTTACCAGCCAACCCTATTCGTGTGATTATTTTCTAGACCTGGTGCGTCGTTACAAAATAACTCATATGATAGCAGCATCCGCCAATATGTCAGAGTTGAGCCTGTATGAGGATGTCAGTAGAATACAACAGTGCCTGGAATCCGTTGACACTTTGCTGGTAGGAGGTTCAAAAGTTCAGCTGGCTGTGCAAgagaaaatgaatgaaattttatccaGTAATACCAGAACACAGGGCTTCACTGTCTCCTATGGCATGACAGAGTtagcgggcatgctaacctcgaATGGTGGCTTCCCATCAAAGCGCTTAATTGGATCTGAAGGAAAATTGGTAGCCAACAAAAAAGTTCAAATTATCGATAAGCAGGGCCATCCACTGGGTCCCAATGAACatggtgaaatttgtatagccATGCCTTATAGGTGGGCGGGATACTTCAACAATGAGCAGGCCACTCGCAAAGCAGTGCAAGGCGATTGGCTGCATACCGGCGATGTGGGTTTCTTTGACACCGAGGGATTTTTGCATGTTTGCGCTCGTGACAATGACGTCTTCAAGTCTAAGAATTTCCAAATATATCCGCAGCTTATTGAGGAAGTCATTTGTCGCATACCGGGTGTGGCAGAGACTTGTGTTTTTGGAATTCCCGACTTTGTGGCGGCAAATTTAATAGCCTGTGTGGTAGTGCGCACTGGCAATGACATTGGCTTGCATTTGACGGTCAAAGACATTGAGCAGCATGTCAAGGCTCATATGGGTAGCATGTATCACCTTAGTGGTGGCGTTTATTTTGTGGATGTCATACCAAAAACAGGTTCAGGTAAAGTACAAAGAGCCAAGGTCTTGGAGCTGGTACAGAAACTAAAAGACCTCAAATGA